From a region of the Aeoliella mucimassa genome:
- a CDS encoding EutN/CcmL family microcompartment protein, which yields MLKATVVGSATSTVKHPSLEGVRMLVVQPYAPDGTSPDGHPLLAIDTGYGAGHGDQVVITSDGRYSRENLHNDNTPVRWTVIGICD from the coding sequence ATGCTCAAAGCCACGGTTGTTGGATCCGCGACCTCTACGGTTAAGCACCCTTCGCTCGAAGGCGTGCGGATGCTCGTGGTGCAACCGTACGCCCCCGATGGCACGTCGCCCGACGGCCACCCGTTGCTGGCGATCGACACCGGCTACGGCGCCGGCCATGGCGACCAAGTGGTGATCACCAGCGATGGTCGCTACTCGCGAGAGAACTTGCATAACGATAACACCCCAGTCCGCTGGACCGTCATTGGAATTTGCGATTAA
- a CDS encoding class II aldolase/adducin family protein yields the protein MMNIHRMKQEICEIGDRIYKKGFAAANDGNITYRVSENEVLCTPTMHSKGFLKPDDICLIDMQGNQLSGNKKRSSEALLHIEIMKARPDVKSVVHCHPPHATAFAVAREPIPQCILPEVEVFLGDVPITKYETPGGQAFAETILPFVKNTNVILLANHGTVSYGENVERAYWWTEILDAYCRILILAKQVGNVSYLNQEKSQELLDLKQKWGFDDPRLHKEFENCDICANDIFRESWHDAGVERRGFPAPPPMPASKPAPATPAPAPAPASPAAADQEAMVQLITQRVMEALAK from the coding sequence ATGATGAATATCCACCGGATGAAGCAGGAAATCTGCGAAATCGGCGATCGCATCTACAAGAAGGGATTCGCGGCTGCCAATGATGGCAACATTACCTACCGCGTTAGCGAAAACGAGGTGCTTTGCACGCCGACGATGCACTCGAAGGGTTTCCTGAAGCCCGACGACATCTGCCTGATCGATATGCAAGGCAACCAGCTTTCGGGCAACAAGAAGCGTTCGAGCGAAGCCTTGCTGCACATCGAAATCATGAAGGCCCGGCCCGACGTCAAAAGTGTGGTGCACTGCCACCCGCCACACGCAACCGCTTTTGCGGTAGCTCGCGAGCCGATTCCGCAGTGCATTCTGCCTGAGGTCGAAGTGTTCCTGGGCGACGTGCCGATCACCAAGTACGAAACCCCTGGCGGCCAGGCATTTGCCGAGACCATTCTGCCGTTCGTGAAAAACACGAACGTCATTCTGCTCGCCAACCATGGCACGGTCAGCTACGGCGAAAACGTCGAGCGGGCGTACTGGTGGACTGAGATTCTCGACGCTTACTGCCGCATCCTGATTCTCGCCAAGCAGGTGGGCAACGTGTCGTACCTGAATCAAGAGAAGTCGCAGGAACTGCTCGACCTGAAGCAGAAGTGGGGTTTTGACGACCCACGGTTGCACAAGGAGTTCGAGAATTGCGACATCTGCGCGAACGACATCTTCCGCGAGAGCTGGCACGATGCAGGAGTGGAGCGCCGCGGTTTCCCCGCTCCCCCCCCGATGCCCGCCAGCAAGCCCGCGCCGGCAACGCCAGCCCCCGCACCGGCACCAGCTAGCCCAGCCGCTGCCGATCAGGAAGCCATGGTGCAACTGATTACCCAGCGAGTGATGGAAGCCTTGGCAAAGTAG
- a CDS encoding acetate/propionate family kinase codes for MKVLIANLGSTSFKYRLFDMDDERQLARGGVERIGAEQSSAFVEIDGTRRDLTIVAPDHAVAVEQCLAQLTDAEQGCLASADEVTAIGFKAVHGGRVGGVRRVDNDVLVAMEDVATVAPAHNPPYIAAMRQMNEALPHIPLVAAFETGFHETIPPRLKHYAVPTEWADQYGIKRYGFHGASHRYVAGRVAELTGNHELRVISCHLGGSSSVCAIRHGESVATSMGMSPQSGLPQNNRVGDFDPFALPTLMERTDTTLPAALELLANQCGLQGLSGTSGDVRDLATAAEAGDQRAQLAIDVYTTSVRHYIGAYLVELGGADVLAFAGGIGENGHDIRRAVCQNLSELGIVLDEAKNAEARSEGSIHAEGSRTQIWIVPTNEELIVARQVRDLLGQV; via the coding sequence ATGAAGGTTTTAATCGCGAACTTAGGCTCCACCAGCTTTAAGTATCGTTTGTTCGACATGGACGACGAGCGCCAACTTGCACGCGGTGGTGTGGAACGCATCGGCGCGGAGCAAAGTTCGGCCTTTGTAGAGATCGATGGCACACGTCGCGATTTGACGATCGTGGCCCCCGACCATGCCGTGGCGGTTGAGCAATGTTTGGCTCAACTCACGGATGCCGAACAAGGTTGCCTGGCCTCGGCCGACGAGGTTACCGCGATTGGATTCAAAGCGGTACACGGCGGTCGAGTGGGTGGAGTGCGACGCGTGGATAACGATGTGCTGGTGGCCATGGAGGATGTGGCCACCGTCGCACCGGCTCACAACCCGCCGTACATTGCGGCCATGCGGCAGATGAACGAAGCACTGCCGCATATCCCCCTGGTGGCGGCTTTTGAGACTGGTTTCCACGAGACCATCCCTCCGCGATTGAAACACTATGCGGTTCCGACCGAATGGGCGGACCAATACGGCATCAAGCGATATGGCTTTCACGGCGCGAGTCATCGCTACGTGGCCGGCCGTGTCGCGGAACTGACCGGCAACCATGAGCTGCGAGTGATTTCGTGCCACTTGGGTGGTTCGAGCAGTGTGTGTGCCATTCGCCACGGCGAGAGTGTCGCCACGTCGATGGGCATGAGTCCGCAATCGGGATTGCCACAGAACAATCGGGTAGGCGACTTCGACCCGTTTGCTCTGCCAACCTTGATGGAACGCACCGATACCACCCTGCCGGCGGCCTTGGAACTGCTGGCCAACCAGTGTGGACTGCAAGGCCTTTCCGGCACGAGCGGCGACGTTCGCGACTTGGCCACTGCGGCCGAGGCAGGCGACCAGCGGGCTCAACTGGCGATCGATGTCTATACCACGAGCGTTCGGCATTACATCGGCGCTTACCTGGTGGAACTCGGCGGAGCCGATGTGCTGGCCTTTGCCGGCGGCATTGGTGAGAACGGGCACGACATCCGTCGCGCGGTCTGCCAGAACCTGAGCGAGTTGGGCATCGTGCTCGACGAAGCGAAGAACGCCGAAGCAAGAAGCGAAGGCTCGATTCATGCCGAGGGAAGTCGCACGCAAATCTGGATTGTTCCGACCAACGAAGAATTGATAGTCGCTCGGCAGGTGCGTGACCTGCTCGGGCAAGTTTAA
- a CDS encoding catalase, whose product MSTEKTKPTTTDSGCPVMSDEHSLTVGPDGPILLHDSYLIEQMANFNRERIPERQPHAKGSGAFGYFEVTSDVSEFTKAAVFQPSTKTDVLIRFSTVAGERGSPDTWRDPRGFALKFYTSEGNYDMVGNNTPVFFIRDPLKFQHFIRSQKRRQDSGLRDHDMQWDFWTLSPESAHQVAWLMGDRGIPKTWRHMNGYSSHTYMWVNSAGERFWVKYHFKTDQGIEFFTQDEAVDMAGQDSDYHRRDLFNAIKQGDYPSWTLNVQIMPFEEAKTYRFNPFDLTKVWPHADYPLQEVGKLVLNQNPVDFHTQIEQAAFEVNNFVPGIGPSPDKMLLGRIFSYADAHRARLGVNYKQIPVNKPRCPVHSYSKDGAMRVEPATDPVYAPNSKGGPAADGERYPENAVWAADGEFVRAAYTKRAEDDDWGQAGTLVREVMDDAARDRLVSNVVGHLNEGVGEPVLSRAFEYWKHIDSAIGERIEAGVKQK is encoded by the coding sequence ATGAGTACCGAAAAAACAAAACCAACCACGACCGATTCCGGCTGCCCGGTGATGAGCGACGAGCATTCGCTGACCGTCGGGCCGGACGGACCGATCCTGCTGCACGACAGCTATTTGATCGAGCAGATGGCCAACTTCAATCGCGAACGGATTCCCGAGCGTCAGCCGCACGCGAAAGGTTCCGGCGCGTTTGGTTATTTTGAGGTAACCAGCGACGTGAGCGAGTTTACGAAGGCAGCGGTGTTTCAGCCGAGCACGAAGACCGACGTGCTCATCCGCTTCTCGACTGTTGCCGGCGAGCGCGGCAGCCCCGACACCTGGCGCGACCCACGTGGCTTCGCCCTGAAGTTCTATACGAGCGAGGGCAACTACGATATGGTCGGCAACAATACGCCGGTGTTCTTTATTCGCGATCCGCTGAAGTTCCAGCACTTCATCCGCTCGCAAAAGCGCCGGCAAGACAGCGGGCTCCGCGATCACGACATGCAATGGGACTTCTGGACCCTGTCGCCCGAGTCGGCCCATCAGGTCGCCTGGCTGATGGGGGATCGTGGCATCCCCAAGACCTGGCGGCATATGAATGGCTACTCGAGCCACACGTACATGTGGGTGAACTCCGCCGGCGAGCGGTTCTGGGTGAAGTACCACTTCAAGACCGACCAGGGCATCGAGTTCTTCACGCAGGACGAAGCGGTCGATATGGCCGGGCAAGATTCCGACTATCACCGCCGGGATCTGTTCAACGCGATCAAGCAGGGGGATTACCCTTCGTGGACGCTGAACGTGCAGATCATGCCGTTCGAAGAGGCGAAGACCTATCGCTTTAACCCGTTCGATCTCACGAAGGTCTGGCCGCATGCCGATTACCCGCTGCAAGAGGTCGGTAAGCTGGTGCTCAACCAGAACCCGGTCGACTTCCACACGCAGATTGAGCAGGCCGCGTTCGAGGTGAACAACTTCGTGCCTGGCATCGGCCCGAGCCCCGACAAGATGTTGCTCGGGCGGATCTTCTCGTACGCGGATGCCCACCGCGCCCGACTCGGCGTGAATTACAAGCAGATTCCGGTCAACAAGCCGCGCTGCCCGGTGCATAGCTACAGCAAGGATGGGGCGATGCGGGTGGAGCCGGCGACCGACCCGGTGTACGCGCCGAACTCCAAGGGGGGACCGGCCGCCGATGGCGAGCGATACCCCGAGAACGCAGTGTGGGCGGCCGACGGCGAGTTCGTGCGGGCCGCTTATACCAAGCGGGCCGAGGACGACGACTGGGGGCAGGCCGGCACGCTCGTTCGCGAAGTGATGGACGACGCCGCGCGGGACCGTTTGGTGTCGAACGTCGTTGGGCACCTGAACGAGGGCGTCGGCGAGCCGGTGCTCAGCCGAGCGTTTGAGTACTGGAAGCACATCGACTCCGCCATCGGCGAACGAATCGAGGCCGGCGTGAAACAAAAGTAA
- a CDS encoding aldehyde dehydrogenase family protein, which translates to MQIDEQTLRNVVAQVLAEVGNLPAATSTNGYFGRHGVFTCVDEAVAAANEAFDQLSRRTIEDRKRIIDHIRRISIDQCVELGTMEMNETGVGRLEHKIEKLKTLGERTPGVEFLKSEVFSGDHGLAVIERAPFGVIGAITPVTHSLPTITGNAVSMIAGGNTLVVNPHPSGKKVAAEGVRRFNQAIAADLGIDNLICVIAEPTLESADAIFHHRDIACICVTGGPAVARAALNSGKRAVVAGPGNPPVVVDATADFDRAARSIIQGAAYDNNLLCIAEKEVFCTEAAFDPMMDAMERAGAVRLTAMEIERLTAAAITTVGEGAHRHDVPAKEFIGQDAAVLARAAGREVPADTELLFGETDETNPFVPVEQMMPFVPFVRCRDIEECIAKAKFYEHGFRHTAIIHTNNVRHMTMMGRAMDTTLFVKNGPSTASLGLGGEGYLSFSIATPTGEGVTTPITFTRERRCSLIDDLHILGR; encoded by the coding sequence ATGCAGATCGACGAACAAACGCTTCGCAATGTGGTTGCGCAAGTGCTCGCCGAAGTCGGCAATCTGCCGGCGGCCACGAGCACGAATGGCTACTTCGGCCGTCACGGTGTGTTTACCTGTGTCGACGAAGCGGTAGCCGCTGCAAACGAAGCGTTCGACCAACTTAGCCGCCGGACGATTGAAGATCGCAAGCGAATTATCGATCATATTCGCCGCATTTCGATTGATCAGTGCGTCGAACTCGGCACCATGGAGATGAACGAAACGGGTGTCGGGCGGCTGGAACACAAAATCGAAAAACTCAAGACGCTCGGCGAACGCACGCCTGGCGTCGAGTTCCTGAAGTCCGAAGTCTTCAGCGGCGACCACGGCCTGGCGGTGATCGAACGGGCGCCGTTCGGTGTGATCGGTGCCATCACGCCGGTCACTCACTCGCTGCCGACCATCACCGGCAACGCAGTGAGCATGATCGCTGGCGGCAACACCCTGGTGGTCAACCCGCATCCAAGCGGTAAGAAGGTGGCCGCCGAAGGGGTACGTCGCTTCAATCAAGCAATTGCTGCCGACCTGGGCATCGACAACCTGATTTGCGTGATTGCCGAGCCGACGCTTGAGTCGGCCGACGCCATCTTCCACCACCGCGACATCGCCTGCATTTGTGTCACGGGTGGCCCCGCGGTCGCCCGCGCGGCACTCAATAGCGGCAAGCGAGCGGTCGTCGCTGGTCCAGGCAACCCACCAGTGGTGGTCGATGCCACGGCCGACTTCGATCGGGCTGCTCGCTCGATCATCCAAGGGGCGGCTTACGACAACAATCTGCTGTGCATTGCCGAGAAGGAAGTGTTCTGCACCGAAGCGGCTTTCGATCCGATGATGGACGCCATGGAGCGGGCTGGTGCGGTGCGACTGACGGCCATGGAAATCGAGCGACTTACCGCCGCGGCGATCACCACGGTCGGCGAGGGCGCGCATCGACACGACGTTCCGGCGAAGGAGTTCATCGGCCAGGATGCGGCCGTGCTGGCTCGCGCCGCAGGACGCGAAGTGCCCGCGGATACCGAATTGCTGTTTGGCGAGACCGACGAAACCAACCCGTTTGTGCCAGTCGAGCAGATGATGCCCTTCGTGCCGTTCGTGCGTTGCCGCGATATTGAAGAGTGCATCGCCAAGGCCAAGTTCTACGAGCACGGCTTCCGTCATACGGCCATCATCCACACGAACAATGTTCGCCACATGACGATGATGGGTCGTGCGATGGACACGACTCTGTTCGTGAAAAACGGCCCCTCCACCGCGTCGCTCGGCCTGGGTGGCGAAGGGTACCTTTCGTTCTCCATTGCCACCCCGACTGGCGAGGGAGTGACCACGCCGATCACGTTTACCCGCGAGCGACGTTGCTCGCTGATCGACGACCTGCACATCCTTGGTCGTTGA
- a CDS encoding lactate/malate dehydrogenase family protein, with product MKVSIIGGGGLVGSCAAFALQTGGIVREISLLDVNVELAAGQALDLLHGGPSVADQVINSGSYEHIPTSDVICITAGLRRKPDESRLDLINRNVDLFMTILEGVKQAGPKPDAIVVVVSNPVDVLTYLAADRLGLPATQVIGLGTQLDTIRFRSLIAQELKAPPTQVKSLILGEHGDSMVPIWSSATIAGLPIDKYPGWNANLANQLFTRTKGSGAEVIRGKGGAGFAVGIAIQDVIEAIALDSRQVLPVSSVQNGCYNIRNVALSVPTVVGRKGVIDRLEVELWPKEMQGLRNSGNVLRQTVETVLARVGRG from the coding sequence ATGAAAGTAAGCATTATTGGCGGTGGTGGACTCGTTGGTTCGTGTGCTGCCTTTGCGCTGCAAACCGGCGGCATCGTTCGCGAGATCAGCTTGCTCGATGTCAACGTCGAGCTGGCTGCTGGTCAGGCGCTCGACCTGCTTCATGGCGGGCCGAGCGTGGCCGATCAGGTGATTAACTCCGGCAGCTACGAGCACATACCCACCAGCGATGTGATTTGCATCACCGCGGGTCTGCGTCGTAAGCCGGACGAAAGCCGGCTCGATCTGATCAATCGCAATGTCGATTTGTTCATGACGATCCTCGAAGGGGTAAAACAAGCCGGGCCGAAGCCCGACGCGATTGTGGTGGTGGTTTCGAACCCGGTCGACGTGCTCACCTACTTGGCGGCCGATCGACTCGGTTTGCCGGCCACGCAAGTGATTGGCCTCGGCACACAGCTCGATACCATTCGCTTTCGCAGCCTGATCGCTCAGGAGCTGAAGGCTCCCCCGACTCAGGTGAAGTCGCTCATTCTCGGCGAGCATGGCGACAGCATGGTGCCGATCTGGTCGAGTGCTACCATCGCCGGGTTGCCGATCGACAAGTACCCTGGCTGGAACGCCAACCTGGCGAACCAGTTGTTCACTCGCACCAAAGGAAGCGGTGCTGAGGTGATTCGCGGCAAAGGTGGTGCTGGGTTTGCAGTCGGCATTGCGATTCAAGACGTGATCGAGGCCATCGCGCTCGACAGTCGTCAGGTGCTGCCGGTTTCGAGCGTGCAAAACGGATGCTACAACATTCGTAACGTTGCGTTGTCGGTGCCGACCGTGGTTGGTCGCAAGGGTGTGATCGATCGGCTTGAGGTCGAACTTTGGCCGAAGGAAATGCAAGGCCTCCGCAACAGCGGCAACGTGCTACGACAAACCGTCGAGACGGTGCTCGCCCGAGTTGGTCGCGGCTAA
- a CDS encoding EutN/CcmL family microcompartment protein, producing MFLAKVIGSLVSTQKVDTLRGHKLLMVEPYRLDSTNRTDLVSAGRTFVAVDTLGVGQGDMVLITQGSSARLTPETKNLPIDTVVIGIVDRVVVEQNTVFDQQ from the coding sequence ATGTTTCTCGCCAAAGTGATTGGCTCGCTGGTATCGACGCAGAAGGTAGATACCCTGCGTGGCCACAAGCTGCTGATGGTCGAGCCGTATCGCCTCGATTCCACGAATCGTACCGATCTGGTTAGCGCCGGTCGTACGTTCGTTGCTGTCGATACCTTGGGAGTTGGCCAAGGCGACATGGTACTCATTACCCAGGGTTCCAGTGCTCGCTTGACGCCCGAAACCAAGAACTTGCCGATCGACACCGTCGTGATTGGTATCGTCGACCGCGTGGTTGTCGAGCAGAACACGGTCTTCGACCAGCAATAA
- a CDS encoding EutN/CcmL family microcompartment protein, with translation MRIAKVIGNVVLSRSHPDLAGGSLRLAIPMTLDELRTNAEPAGEELVVWDYHGAGLGSLIALSESGEAAQPFRPQTKPVDAYNSAILDTLRFDR, from the coding sequence ATGCGTATTGCCAAAGTCATCGGAAACGTCGTGCTCAGTCGCAGCCACCCGGATCTCGCGGGCGGATCGCTGCGTTTGGCGATTCCCATGACGCTCGACGAACTTCGCACCAACGCGGAGCCAGCCGGCGAGGAACTGGTGGTGTGGGACTACCACGGGGCGGGCCTCGGTTCGTTGATCGCCTTGAGCGAAAGTGGCGAAGCGGCCCAACCGTTCCGCCCCCAGACGAAACCTGTTGATGCTTACAACTCGGCGATTCTCGACACGTTGCGGTTCGATCGTTAA